In Rhodococcus sp. OK302, one genomic interval encodes:
- a CDS encoding MFS transporter, translating to MNPLNSTPTMQQCAKPAAKRPLGLPPRVAIYVIGALLILSADSETLSILPLLRELSVEYGLDAAQIAWVVALPGLTAAGFVPVMSRLGDMFGVRRMLMVSLTIAGVGNLICTLADGPTGMMAGRALIGGGVACIPLFYAYLRLQSDTEGEVNSAAGFMTAMIGGGLVVSFILGGAIMELGGSVRTVLWIITGLSVVVLILLWVALPENHTRVKHPSTTSEPFCSSQRSRDLFSGSAKETTGVGFRLVLSPLSAEG from the coding sequence GTGAACCCATTGAACAGCACACCGACAATGCAGCAGTGTGCCAAGCCTGCTGCCAAACGGCCACTCGGACTTCCACCCCGAGTTGCGATATACGTCATCGGCGCCTTGCTCATTCTGTCCGCGGACAGCGAGACGCTGTCCATCCTGCCGCTACTTCGCGAGTTATCCGTCGAGTACGGACTGGATGCAGCACAGATCGCCTGGGTGGTGGCACTACCGGGATTGACAGCGGCTGGATTCGTACCGGTCATGTCGCGCTTGGGTGACATGTTCGGCGTCCGGCGGATGCTGATGGTCAGCCTGACAATAGCGGGTGTCGGCAACCTGATCTGCACTCTTGCAGACGGTCCGACAGGCATGATGGCAGGGCGAGCATTAATCGGTGGTGGAGTCGCGTGTATTCCGCTGTTCTACGCCTATCTGCGCTTGCAAAGCGACACCGAAGGGGAAGTGAATTCAGCAGCTGGATTCATGACAGCCATGATCGGTGGCGGTTTGGTCGTCTCGTTCATCCTCGGCGGCGCCATCATGGAGCTTGGCGGCTCAGTGCGGACTGTCCTGTGGATCATCACCGGATTATCTGTAGTCGTGCTCATTCTCCTGTGGGTTGCGTTACCCGAAAACCACACTCGCGTAAAACATCCGTCGACTACGTCGGAGCCGTTCTGCTCGTCGCAGCGCTCACGGGACTTGTTCTCGGGCTCAGCAAAGGAAACGACTGGGGTTGGATTTCGATTAGTACTGTCGCCTCTCTCGGCGGAGGGGTGA
- the murJ gene encoding murein biosynthesis integral membrane protein MurJ, with protein MAFSQNTFVRATGAVAIATAVSRATGFIRTLALAAVLGTAAVGDAYNGANSMPNMVYELLLGGVMSSVLIPVLARARLRGRTYSRVFTQRLLLATVLGAAVVTAIAVACAPLLAVALVSDAEQSQLATVLAYLLLPEIFFYAIAATVTAVLNVRESYAPAAWASVVNNLIVLATVVVFAAVPGPVTLLPSTMTTAQVLVLGFGTTIGIVGQAVWTVAALRRTGFRWSWRVRPVPYTWRPVRVGARLIGWVLLYVAISQVGVAVVLRVAFSYGGVSTYTYADLLFQVPYGILGVSLLTVLMPRISRAVAVGDRDALLADIGRAARYSVLALVPAAVAMTLLGPILTTVMFVGRVDVDAARLIGLALALSAFGLPPFALVMLQLRVFYAGNDMRTPALINAAMVATKIAAIALGVACLPDQAIVVMLPVASSLSYIVGAVTGHLVLRHRYGLLGFHAVLETFSRVLWASIAAGVVCVIAVWASHQLIDNPRAAAAAALVAVLVLGAPTFLISAKKIGIPEVRNAKALLNR; from the coding sequence ATGGCCTTTTCTCAGAACACATTCGTGCGCGCGACAGGTGCAGTCGCCATAGCGACTGCAGTGAGTCGCGCGACCGGCTTCATCCGCACCCTCGCGTTGGCGGCGGTACTGGGTACAGCGGCCGTCGGCGACGCGTACAACGGCGCGAACAGCATGCCGAACATGGTGTATGAACTGCTCCTTGGCGGCGTGATGAGCAGTGTCCTTATCCCCGTGTTGGCTCGGGCACGGCTCCGCGGACGAACCTATTCGCGGGTTTTCACCCAACGTCTACTGCTGGCAACAGTTCTCGGAGCCGCGGTCGTCACGGCGATAGCGGTGGCGTGCGCCCCGTTGCTCGCCGTCGCATTGGTATCGGATGCCGAGCAGTCGCAGTTGGCGACTGTGCTCGCGTACCTGCTGTTGCCGGAGATTTTCTTCTACGCGATCGCTGCGACCGTGACGGCGGTGCTGAACGTGCGTGAGAGCTATGCGCCGGCGGCTTGGGCGTCGGTGGTCAACAACCTGATCGTGCTTGCGACGGTTGTGGTCTTTGCGGCGGTGCCGGGACCGGTGACATTGCTGCCGTCGACCATGACAACCGCGCAGGTTCTCGTCTTGGGTTTCGGGACCACGATCGGGATCGTGGGGCAGGCCGTGTGGACGGTGGCAGCGTTGCGGCGTACCGGATTCCGGTGGAGTTGGCGGGTTCGACCAGTGCCGTACACGTGGCGACCGGTCCGCGTCGGTGCGAGGTTGATCGGCTGGGTGCTGCTGTACGTCGCGATCAGTCAGGTCGGTGTCGCGGTCGTACTCAGAGTCGCGTTCAGCTACGGCGGAGTCTCGACCTATACGTACGCCGACCTGCTGTTCCAGGTGCCGTACGGCATCCTCGGGGTGTCCCTGTTGACCGTGCTCATGCCGCGCATCTCTCGTGCCGTAGCTGTCGGGGACCGTGATGCGTTGCTTGCCGACATCGGCCGCGCCGCCCGGTACTCGGTGCTCGCTCTCGTCCCTGCCGCAGTCGCGATGACCCTGCTCGGGCCGATACTGACCACGGTGATGTTTGTCGGCCGCGTCGATGTCGATGCCGCGCGCCTCATCGGTCTCGCGTTGGCGCTCTCGGCGTTCGGGCTTCCCCCGTTCGCGTTGGTCATGCTGCAACTGCGTGTCTTCTACGCGGGCAACGACATGCGCACCCCGGCATTGATCAACGCCGCCATGGTGGCCACAAAGATAGCTGCTATCGCGCTTGGTGTCGCCTGTCTTCCAGATCAGGCGATTGTGGTGATGCTGCCGGTCGCGAGTTCGCTGTCCTACATCGTCGGCGCGGTCACCGGGCACCTGGTGTTGCGTCACCGCTACGGCCTACTCGGCTTCCACGCTGTACTCGAGACGTTCTCGCGGGTGCTGTGGGCGTCGATAGCCGCCGGTGTTGTCTGCGTCATCGCAGTCTGGGCGTCGCATCAGCTGATCGACAATCCTCGCGCGGCCGCAGCAGCAGCGCTGGTGGCGGTACTCGTCCTCGGAGCACCGACATTCCTTATTTCAGCCAAGAAGATCGGCATCCCCGAAGTTCGCAACGCCAAAGCCTTGCTCAATCGGTAA
- the pta gene encoding phosphate acetyltransferase → MSEAPAAVSSVYIASPEGDTGKSTIALGVLQMLCATVARVGVFRPIARSTEETDYILELMLEHTTAGLSYADSLGVTYEQAHTNPEAALADIVARYHTVAEQCDAVVIIGSDYTDVTSPSELSFNARIAANLGAPVLLAVRGARRSVDEVAQLAHLCAAELAANHAHLLAVVANRCDPDKLDEVTAAMSDIGVPTWSLPEIPLLVSPTMTELMEATGGELYSGDPELLHREALKVMVGGMTAEHILERLVEGMVVIAPGDRSDVLLALLNAHEAEGFPSLAGIIMNGGITPHPAIAALMAGLKQRLPILTTTLGTFDTASAAAQTRGRVGVGSQRKVDTALSLMEQRVDAEALMDRLTLPIPSVVTPQMFEYKLIDRARRDRKHIVLPEGDDDRILRAAGRLLQRQVADLTILGDEPSVRRRAAELGVDISGAQVLAPAQSEYTERFAQEYTALRVHKGMTIERAREVIADISYFGTMMVHLGIADGMVSGAAHTTAHTIRPSFEIIKTAPGVSTVSSIFLMCLDDRVLSYGDCAVVPDPTSEQLADIAISSAQTASQFGIDPRIAMLSYSTGDSGSGADVDKVRAATALVRERRPDLLVEGPIQYDAAVEQSVADKKLPDSLVAGKATVFVFPDLNTGNNTYKAVQRSAGAIAVGPVLQGLNKPVNDLSRGALVQDIVNTVAITAIQAQGA, encoded by the coding sequence ATGTCAGAAGCGCCCGCTGCCGTGTCGAGTGTCTACATCGCTTCCCCCGAAGGTGACACCGGAAAATCCACCATCGCGCTGGGTGTGCTGCAGATGCTGTGCGCGACCGTCGCTCGCGTCGGCGTATTTCGCCCGATCGCTCGGTCGACCGAGGAGACCGACTACATCCTCGAACTGATGCTCGAGCACACGACCGCGGGCCTGTCGTACGCCGACTCCCTGGGCGTGACCTACGAGCAAGCTCACACGAACCCGGAAGCGGCACTCGCGGACATTGTCGCCAGGTATCACACCGTGGCAGAGCAGTGTGACGCCGTCGTCATCATCGGAAGTGACTACACCGACGTCACGAGCCCAAGCGAACTCAGTTTCAACGCCCGCATCGCCGCGAACCTCGGCGCGCCGGTCCTTTTGGCGGTTCGAGGTGCTCGGCGCAGCGTCGACGAGGTCGCTCAGCTCGCGCATCTGTGCGCCGCCGAGCTGGCTGCCAACCATGCCCATCTGCTCGCCGTCGTCGCCAATCGTTGCGATCCCGACAAGCTCGACGAGGTCACGGCAGCGATGTCCGACATCGGCGTTCCGACATGGAGCCTGCCGGAGATTCCGCTGCTCGTCTCGCCCACGATGACCGAGTTGATGGAGGCCACCGGCGGCGAGTTGTACTCGGGAGACCCGGAACTGCTGCACCGCGAGGCGTTGAAGGTGATGGTGGGTGGAATGACCGCCGAGCACATCCTCGAGCGACTGGTCGAGGGCATGGTTGTCATCGCGCCGGGTGATCGCTCCGACGTCCTACTCGCCCTGCTCAATGCTCATGAGGCAGAAGGTTTTCCGTCGCTCGCTGGCATCATCATGAACGGCGGAATCACGCCGCACCCCGCGATTGCGGCCTTGATGGCTGGCCTCAAACAGCGCCTTCCTATCCTCACGACAACCCTCGGCACCTTCGACACCGCCAGCGCCGCAGCGCAAACCCGCGGACGGGTTGGTGTCGGTTCACAGCGCAAGGTCGATACCGCCCTGAGTTTGATGGAGCAACGAGTCGACGCCGAGGCGCTGATGGATCGTCTGACGCTGCCGATTCCGTCCGTCGTGACCCCGCAGATGTTCGAGTACAAGCTGATCGACCGTGCGCGCCGCGACCGTAAGCACATCGTCTTGCCGGAGGGGGACGACGACCGGATCCTGCGCGCTGCCGGCCGACTGCTGCAGCGTCAGGTTGCGGACCTGACGATCCTCGGCGACGAGCCGAGTGTGCGTCGGAGGGCGGCAGAACTCGGCGTGGACATCAGCGGTGCGCAGGTGCTCGCACCCGCGCAGTCCGAGTACACCGAGCGCTTCGCACAGGAATACACCGCGCTGCGTGTGCACAAGGGAATGACCATCGAGCGGGCCCGTGAGGTGATCGCCGACATCTCGTACTTCGGAACGATGATGGTTCACTTGGGGATTGCCGACGGCATGGTCTCCGGCGCCGCCCACACCACCGCCCACACGATCAGGCCGTCCTTCGAAATCATCAAGACTGCTCCGGGTGTCTCGACGGTGTCGAGCATCTTCCTGATGTGCCTGGACGACCGCGTTCTCTCCTACGGTGACTGCGCCGTTGTCCCCGACCCGACGTCGGAGCAGTTGGCGGACATCGCCATTTCGTCGGCGCAGACGGCGTCGCAGTTCGGTATCGATCCGCGTATCGCGATGCTCTCGTACTCCACCGGTGATTCGGGCAGCGGAGCCGACGTCGACAAGGTTCGCGCCGCGACCGCCCTGGTCCGCGAGCGTCGACCGGACCTGTTGGTGGAGGGCCCCATTCAGTACGACGCGGCCGTCGAACAGAGTGTCGCGGACAAGAAACTGCCGGATTCGTTGGTGGCGGGCAAAGCCACGGTATTCGTCTTCCCGGACCTGAACACCGGCAACAACACGTACAAGGCAGTGCAGCGCAGCGCCGGAGCAATCGCCGTCGGCCCAGTGCTGCAGGGACTGAACAAGCCGGTCAACGACCTCTCACGTGGAGCGTTGGTCCAGGATATCGTCAACACCGTGGCTATCACGGCAATTCAGGCACAGGGAGCGTAA
- a CDS encoding acetate kinase gives MSDGTVLVINSGSSSIKFQLVHPDTSESVAHGLIERIGETDGHIVYNHRTGVEDRSLPIADHRAGLKMVLAIVAEVGRPLSEAGIIAVGHRVVHGGDVFYSPTLIDDGVVKAIADLSNLAPLHNPANVIGIEVAREELPDVPHVAVFDTAFFHTLPAAASTYAIDREVAKANQIRRYGFHGTSHEYVAGRVADFLGKDTAELNQIVLHLGNGASASAIKGGKAIDTTMGLTPLEGLVMGTRSGDIDPGIILHLNRNSGMKVDEIDDLLNRRSGLKGLSGVNDFRALLALIEGGDEYAKLAYDVYVHMLRKYIGAFIVQLGGVDVITFTGGVGENNVDVRRDSLAGLSRLGIDVDQVVNEAKSRDERRISSAESAVAVLVVPTNEELAIARAAKALVAAL, from the coding sequence ATGAGCGACGGCACCGTACTGGTCATTAATTCCGGCTCGTCATCCATCAAATTTCAACTCGTACATCCGGATACGTCGGAATCGGTGGCGCACGGTCTCATCGAGCGTATCGGTGAGACCGATGGCCATATCGTCTACAACCACCGCACCGGAGTCGAAGATCGAAGCCTTCCCATCGCAGACCACCGTGCGGGTCTGAAGATGGTGCTCGCCATCGTCGCCGAGGTCGGGCGGCCGCTGAGCGAGGCAGGCATCATCGCCGTCGGGCATCGCGTCGTACACGGTGGTGACGTGTTCTACTCGCCGACACTCATCGACGACGGCGTTGTGAAGGCCATCGCGGACCTGTCGAACCTTGCGCCACTGCACAATCCGGCCAACGTGATCGGCATCGAGGTAGCACGCGAAGAACTCCCGGATGTTCCGCACGTAGCCGTGTTCGACACCGCCTTCTTCCATACGCTGCCCGCGGCGGCATCCACCTACGCGATCGATCGGGAGGTGGCCAAGGCCAACCAGATTCGCCGGTACGGCTTCCACGGGACCTCACACGAATACGTGGCAGGAAGGGTTGCAGACTTCCTCGGCAAGGATACAGCCGAGTTGAATCAGATCGTCCTGCACCTCGGAAACGGCGCTTCGGCCTCGGCCATCAAGGGCGGCAAGGCCATCGACACCACTATGGGCCTCACTCCGCTGGAGGGTCTGGTCATGGGTACACGGAGCGGAGACATCGATCCCGGCATCATCTTGCACCTCAACCGCAACTCCGGCATGAAGGTCGACGAGATCGACGACCTTCTCAACCGTCGCTCCGGTTTGAAGGGTCTCTCGGGAGTCAACGATTTCCGTGCCCTGCTCGCACTGATCGAGGGCGGCGACGAGTACGCCAAACTTGCGTACGACGTCTACGTACATATGCTCCGTAAGTACATCGGCGCCTTCATCGTTCAACTCGGCGGCGTCGACGTCATCACCTTCACCGGCGGCGTCGGGGAGAACAACGTGGACGTACGACGCGACAGCCTGGCCGGTCTCTCCCGTCTTGGTATCGATGTCGACCAGGTTGTCAACGAGGCGAAGAGTCGCGACGAACGGCGGATCTCCTCAGCAGAGTCCGCGGTCGCCGTGCTGGTTGTCCCCACCAATGAGGAATTGGCGATCGCCCGCGCGGCAAAGGCTTTGGTTGCCGCGCTGTAA
- a CDS encoding thiolase family protein has translation MTKAVIVDVVRIASGKGKPGGALSGTHPVELMAHVLRSIVERNGLDPALVDDVIGGCVGQAGEQALNITRSAVLSAGFPDSVPATTIDRQCGSSQQAAHFAAQGIIAGAYDIVIAAGVESMSRVPMGFTSMGKDASGPGIAARYPEGLINQGISAELITSKWKLDREALDAFAAQSHQRAAAASAAGLFDKEIIPISVTNAAGETVSHTVDETVRASTTAEGLAGLKPSFYSEKYAERFPQAQWAITPGNSSPLTDGASAALIMSEEMASKLGLTPRARFHSFSVVGDDPLLMLTAPIPATHKVLARAGLSIDDMDTYEVNEAFAPVPLAWAHEFGADPAKLNPWGGAISLGHALGSSGTRLLATMVNHLEATGGRYGLQTMCEGAGMANATIIERI, from the coding sequence ATGACCAAGGCAGTAATCGTCGATGTAGTCCGGATTGCATCCGGCAAGGGCAAGCCCGGTGGGGCGCTGTCCGGAACCCACCCCGTCGAACTGATGGCGCATGTCCTGCGGTCCATCGTCGAGCGCAATGGCCTCGATCCCGCTTTGGTGGACGACGTCATCGGTGGTTGCGTCGGCCAGGCCGGCGAGCAGGCCCTCAACATCACCCGTAGCGCTGTGCTCTCGGCAGGTTTCCCCGATTCGGTGCCGGCCACCACCATCGACCGCCAGTGCGGATCAAGTCAGCAGGCAGCACACTTCGCAGCCCAGGGCATCATCGCCGGTGCCTATGACATCGTCATTGCCGCTGGTGTTGAATCGATGAGCCGCGTCCCCATGGGTTTCACCTCGATGGGCAAAGACGCATCCGGCCCCGGCATCGCCGCTCGCTACCCCGAAGGCCTGATCAACCAGGGCATCTCCGCAGAACTGATCACCTCCAAGTGGAAGCTCGACCGCGAAGCGCTCGACGCATTTGCCGCACAGTCCCACCAGCGCGCCGCAGCAGCGTCAGCGGCCGGACTGTTCGACAAGGAGATCATTCCCATCTCGGTGACCAACGCTGCCGGAGAAACCGTTTCACATACCGTCGACGAGACCGTGCGCGCATCGACCACCGCTGAAGGTCTGGCCGGATTGAAGCCGTCGTTCTACTCCGAGAAGTACGCGGAGCGTTTCCCGCAGGCGCAGTGGGCCATCACCCCCGGAAACTCCTCGCCCCTCACCGACGGTGCGTCGGCCGCTCTGATCATGAGCGAAGAGATGGCGTCCAAGCTGGGCCTGACCCCGCGTGCCCGCTTCCATTCCTTCTCGGTCGTCGGCGACGATCCGTTGCTCATGCTCACCGCTCCCATCCCGGCGACGCACAAGGTGTTGGCTCGCGCCGGCCTGAGCATCGACGATATGGACACCTACGAGGTCAACGAAGCATTCGCTCCGGTGCCGCTGGCCTGGGCGCATGAGTTCGGTGCCGACCCGGCAAAGCTCAATCCGTGGGGCGGCGCCATCTCGCTCGGCCACGCACTCGGATCCTCGGGAACGCGTCTGCTCGCCACGATGGTCAACCACCTCGAAGCCACCGGTGGACGCTACGGCTTGCAGACCATGTGCGAGGGTGCAGGCATGGCAAACGCCACGATTATCGAACGAATCTGA
- a CDS encoding acyl-CoA dehydrogenase family protein gives MKRTIFDQDHDDFRSSVRAFIAKHISPNLERWDSEGLIDREAWKAAGEAGLLGIAVPSEFGGGDNPDFRFRMVQMEEFARVGANSFNAGTSVQDDLVIPYLADLGTQDQNSRWLPALCDGTAIGALALTEPGAGSDLQGIRTTATRDGVDWVLQGSKIFITNGILADVVIVLAKTAPESGARGMSLFIIPSNTPGFRRGRKLEKLGLRSNDTAELFFDDLRVPSDSLLGVEGRGFVHVMERLPRERMSIAATAVAAAMAAFEWTRGYCFERHAFGQAIGNFQATRFTLAEIATDLDAGISFLDRAALLLNDGELSAVDAAKAKYWLSDIHNKIVDRCLQLHGGYGFMLEYPIARAYADARILPIFGGTNEIMKEIIGRDIAAHAESN, from the coding sequence ATGAAACGCACGATATTCGACCAAGACCATGACGACTTTCGCTCAAGCGTCAGGGCCTTCATCGCCAAGCACATCAGCCCAAATCTCGAACGATGGGACTCCGAGGGGCTGATCGACCGCGAGGCATGGAAAGCTGCCGGCGAGGCGGGGCTTCTTGGTATTGCTGTGCCCAGCGAATTCGGAGGTGGTGACAACCCTGATTTCCGCTTCCGCATGGTGCAGATGGAAGAGTTTGCCCGCGTCGGCGCGAATTCCTTCAACGCCGGCACGAGCGTTCAAGACGACCTAGTGATCCCGTATCTCGCGGACCTCGGAACACAGGATCAGAACAGTCGGTGGCTGCCGGCACTATGTGATGGCACCGCCATCGGAGCCTTAGCGCTGACTGAACCCGGAGCCGGTAGCGACCTACAAGGTATCCGAACAACCGCTACCCGTGATGGCGTCGACTGGGTTTTGCAAGGCTCGAAGATCTTCATCACCAACGGTATCCTGGCCGACGTTGTCATCGTCTTGGCCAAGACAGCTCCCGAGTCGGGCGCGAGAGGCATGAGTCTGTTTATCATCCCCTCCAACACCCCAGGGTTTCGCCGCGGACGCAAACTCGAGAAGCTTGGACTTCGGAGCAACGACACAGCTGAACTTTTCTTCGATGACCTCAGAGTCCCTTCGGACAGTCTCCTCGGAGTAGAAGGACGAGGATTCGTTCATGTGATGGAACGCTTACCCCGCGAGCGAATGTCAATCGCGGCTACAGCGGTCGCCGCGGCCATGGCAGCATTCGAGTGGACGCGCGGGTATTGCTTCGAACGCCACGCCTTCGGACAGGCCATCGGCAATTTTCAGGCTACTCGTTTCACTCTCGCGGAGATCGCCACCGACCTCGATGCGGGTATTTCCTTCCTCGATCGAGCAGCACTGCTATTGAATGACGGTGAACTCTCCGCTGTCGACGCAGCAAAGGCGAAATACTGGCTATCCGACATACACAACAAGATTGTCGACCGGTGCCTGCAATTGCACGGGGGCTACGGGTTTATGCTCGAATACCCGATCGCCAGAGCTTACGCAGACGCACGTATTCTGCCGATCTTCGGCGGCACGAACGAGATCATGAAGGAGATCATCGGCCGCGACATAGCGGCTCACGCCGAATCGAATTAA
- a CDS encoding MFS transporter → MLVAALTGLVLGLSKGNDWGWISISTVASLGGGVILLVIWAVWERRIDSPIIDLKVILRREVWPAFIVCALTSFVGLSAVLTASQYLQTPEKVGYGFGMTPLMVGLYFLPLGMMMAFGGMIMRPIIGRFGVRAVSALGGLVTMLTFGWFSMTDEASWKFLVMLFFLGTAYALTVTAGASAYLRASRPGETGMVSGAARIVASALGAIGPAIVTALLTASFIPKTKVPEGNNYDNAWMFFALCGAIVMVISFLIRQSAVRNDLAPNTVQEV, encoded by the coding sequence CTGCTCGTCGCAGCGCTCACGGGACTTGTTCTCGGGCTCAGCAAAGGAAACGACTGGGGTTGGATTTCGATTAGTACTGTCGCCTCTCTCGGCGGAGGGGTGATCCTTCTGGTGATTTGGGCTGTATGGGAGCGACGTATCGACTCTCCGATCATCGACCTCAAAGTGATCCTGCGTCGTGAGGTATGGCCGGCATTCATCGTTTGTGCGCTGACATCGTTTGTAGGTTTGTCCGCGGTACTGACAGCGAGTCAGTATCTGCAGACTCCCGAGAAGGTGGGCTATGGCTTTGGCATGACCCCACTTATGGTTGGCCTCTACTTCCTCCCACTGGGAATGATGATGGCATTTGGTGGCATGATCATGCGCCCTATCATCGGGCGTTTCGGTGTGCGGGCCGTCTCTGCGCTCGGCGGACTGGTAACGATGCTGACCTTCGGTTGGTTCTCGATGACAGACGAAGCATCTTGGAAGTTTCTGGTGATGCTTTTCTTCCTCGGAACGGCCTACGCCTTGACTGTCACTGCAGGGGCATCAGCGTATTTGCGAGCCTCACGACCCGGTGAAACCGGAATGGTCAGTGGCGCTGCTCGTATAGTTGCCTCGGCGCTCGGCGCGATCGGCCCTGCAATTGTCACCGCACTGCTGACGGCATCGTTCATTCCGAAGACCAAGGTGCCGGAAGGCAACAATTACGACAACGCGTGGATGTTCTTCGCACTGTGTGGGGCGATCGTCATGGTGATCAGCTTCCTGATTCGACAGTCAGCGGTGAGAAATGATCTCGCGCCCAACACGGTTCAAGAAGTATAA
- a CDS encoding OB-fold domain-containing protein has translation MTKISADPRLYEVNEDGLPVLTGIRDSGGFISYPVQDAGSLSNGDHGPDLTPVTLSGRGQITATATVRLHPGPGIETPFTVASILLEEGPLVRGILDADDRGCIGDTVVATTTAVPRGEDEVYELRFRTTEKESKS, from the coding sequence ATGACAAAAATCTCAGCCGACCCTCGGCTTTACGAGGTGAACGAAGACGGCCTGCCAGTTCTAACCGGGATCCGGGACAGCGGTGGGTTCATTTCATACCCTGTCCAGGACGCGGGGTCTCTATCCAACGGTGACCACGGCCCAGACTTGACCCCGGTCACCCTCTCCGGCCGCGGCCAGATCACGGCGACCGCAACGGTGCGACTCCATCCAGGTCCGGGTATCGAAACTCCCTTCACCGTCGCATCGATCCTGCTCGAGGAAGGTCCCCTTGTGCGGGGAATTCTCGACGCCGACGACCGCGGCTGCATCGGCGACACAGTGGTCGCCACCACCACAGCCGTTCCCCGTGGCGAGGACGAGGTCTATGAGCTACGGTTCCGCACCACTGAGAAGGAATCGAAATCATGA
- a CDS encoding thiolase family protein encodes MTKHLRELRPVYVVGIGRHPFQAPSSTPYIQLGLTAIRRALDDSGIAWPDVESTFTGTAMLGMASSRPMLRHLGLNGAPMTQIENASASGSSAFRLACLDVASGISDISLAVGVDKPGKVRPAQHDTGVPELSADHVAPFTHFALLAEEYMNSYGATAEQIAGVAVKNFSNAALNPYAQRQKAFTLDEVLSGSAISGILTKLQCCPVGEGAAAVVVVSDDAINRLGLDRSRCVQVLASVQRSEQLYGAKSFDAELTRETTALAYEQAGVGPADIDVVELHDAFTIEELQYLEAMDLVAEGQSAKALAAGEFNRGGRVAVSTSGGLLGSGHPIGPTGIAQIAEITEQIRGEAGPRQHPGARTGLAHMVGLGAVCVVHILQAPTPT; translated from the coding sequence ATGACCAAGCATCTCCGGGAACTGCGCCCGGTCTACGTAGTCGGGATCGGCCGCCACCCGTTCCAGGCTCCGAGCAGCACACCATATATTCAGCTCGGGTTGACTGCGATCCGGCGTGCGCTCGACGACTCTGGCATCGCGTGGCCGGACGTCGAGAGCACTTTCACCGGGACAGCGATGCTCGGTATGGCCAGCTCACGCCCCATGCTCCGGCACCTCGGACTCAACGGCGCTCCGATGACGCAGATCGAAAATGCCTCGGCCTCAGGCTCTTCGGCGTTCCGTCTCGCTTGTCTCGACGTAGCCAGTGGCATCAGCGACATCTCTTTGGCCGTCGGAGTCGACAAGCCCGGCAAAGTCCGCCCCGCGCAACATGACACCGGTGTTCCCGAACTGTCTGCGGATCATGTTGCCCCTTTCACCCACTTCGCCTTACTCGCCGAGGAGTATATGAACTCCTATGGCGCCACCGCCGAGCAGATAGCCGGCGTCGCGGTGAAGAACTTCTCCAACGCTGCGCTCAACCCGTACGCACAGCGGCAGAAGGCCTTTACCCTCGACGAAGTCCTCTCCGGGTCCGCGATCTCGGGCATTCTGACCAAACTGCAATGCTGCCCGGTAGGGGAAGGCGCAGCCGCTGTCGTGGTGGTCTCTGACGACGCCATCAACCGACTCGGTCTCGATCGTTCCCGCTGCGTGCAGGTTCTGGCGTCGGTTCAACGTAGCGAACAGTTATACGGCGCCAAGAGCTTCGACGCGGAACTGACTCGCGAAACCACAGCCCTCGCATACGAACAAGCTGGGGTGGGACCCGCTGACATCGACGTGGTGGAACTGCACGACGCCTTCACCATCGAGGAACTGCAGTACCTCGAAGCCATGGACCTCGTGGCGGAAGGACAGTCAGCGAAAGCGCTCGCTGCCGGCGAGTTCAACCGAGGCGGCCGAGTCGCGGTCAGCACTTCGGGAGGCCTCCTCGGTTCCGGACACCCGATCGGCCCGACAGGGATCGCTCAGATCGCGGAGATCACCGAACAAATCCGTGGAGAAGCGGGCCCGCGCCAACACCCGGGAGCCAGAACAGGCCTCGCGCATATGGTCGGGCTCGGTGCCGTATGCGTCGTGCATATCCTCCAGGCACCAACACCAACATAA